Below is a genomic region from Veillonellales bacterium.
CATTAATGTAAATCCCATGTTCTTTTAAAAAATATGCAGCGAGTACTATAATGTCTTGTTTTCGGTTTCTAAGCGGCGGCAACTCGATATTAAAAACATTTAAGCGATAATATAAATCTTTCCGAAATTCACCTTGTTCCACCTTTCTTGCAAGATTGACATTGGTAGCACTGATGATACGAATGTCAACCGGTATAATTTTATTTCCGCCTATTCTCATAATTTCTTTTTCCTGGAGAACACGTAACAATCTTGCCTGTAATGAGTTAGGCATTTCCCCAATTTCATCCAAAAAAATCGTCCCATTATGAGCAAGTTCAAACAACCCTGGTTTTCCATCTTTGCGTGCACCCGTAAAGGCTCCCCCTTCATATCCAAAAAGTTCACTCTCTAGCAGGGCCTCAGGTAAAGCAGCACAGTTAACAGCTACGAAAGGACCATTACCGCGTTTGCTTGCGTTGTGGATACTTTGTGCAAACAATTCCTTCCCTGTACCGGATTCGCCATGAATTATCACGGAAGAATCTGTGGTAGCGTACAGCTTAGCTAATTCTTTTAGTTCTTGTACATGAGGATCACTGCTTAGTATATGGTCAAACCTATTTTTAGCGATAAAGCCTTTTGTATGATTTTTATTGCGGATTAATTCTTCTAGTTGTTGAATTTTAGTAACATTTTCGAACGTCGTTACCACCCCAATACGGGTGCCATCCAATAGAACCGGAATGCGATTGCTGGCAATATGTACTCCGTTAATTTCCTGTAAATCGTTTAATTCCGGTTGACCGCTTTTAAATACTCTGTCTATTTTAATGTTAGGCAGGACAGTTTGTATGTCCTGGTCAATAACTTGATGCTGAGAAATTTTGAGAATTTTCTCTGCTGCAGGATTATATACCACCACGGTATTCTTTTCATCTGTAACAATAACGCCTTCAGCAAGGGAATCAAAGACAACTTTGATTCTTGCTGCTAAATTGCGTTCCTTACGTCGTACCCTAGCTAAATGAATTGCTTCATGAATGGAATGGCGTATAGCTTCATCACCGCAATATCTCAAAATTCCTTTTAGCCCATTTTTTATTGCAAAATCTACAACTTTCATACCAGCAATCACAAACTCTATATTACGACGCTTTATCTCTTCAATGATTTCTGATAAGTCTTGTTGCGATTCATATCGATATTCAAAAATTGTTATACCTACCATTTTTTGAATATCCTTAACACCATGCATTTTTTTATAAGTAATCAAAGCAATTTTAGCCGGAATATTTTCAATGGAATAGATTGTGTGCATGACATCGAATGAAGTATAAGGGATGGTTATTACAGGAATATCTACAACCTTCCTAATCTGTTCATCTGTACCTATAAGGGATAAAATTGTATCTGCAGTAGTTCCTAACTTTTCAGCCTCACTACCAGCTTCA
It encodes:
- a CDS encoding sigma 54-interacting transcriptional regulator, which produces MNNFSRIAKQEDINYSVVFAGFDEAGSEAEKLGTTADTILSLIGTDEQIRKVVDIPVITIPYTSFDVMHTIYSIENIPAKIALITYKKMHGVKDIQKMVGITIFEYRYESQQDLSEIIEEIKRRNIEFVIAGMKVVDFAIKNGLKGILRYCGDEAIRHSIHEAIHLARVRRKERNLAARIKVVFDSLAEGVIVTDEKNTVVVYNPAAEKILKISQHQVIDQDIQTVLPNIKIDRVFKSGQPELNDLQEINGVHIASNRIPVLLDGTRIGVVTTFENVTKIQQLEELIRNKNHTKGFIAKNRFDHILSSDPHVQELKELAKLYATTDSSVIIHGESGTGKELFAQSIHNASKRGNGPFVAVNCAALPEALLESELFGYEGGAFTGARKDGKPGLFELAHNGTIFLDEIGEMPNSLQARLLRVLQEKEIMRIGGNKIIPVDIRIISATNVNLARKVEQGEFRKDLYYRLNVFNIELPPLRNRKQDIIVLAAYFLKEHGIYINEKYSKELKLLLIHYDWPGNIRELYNIVERLSLLIINSPPEENWDNMLKKVMRVPSSYEEEVNIKVKSEGALKTAVHTFENKYITLLLTRYEHDYEKVAQKLGISRTTLWRKIK